Proteins encoded in a region of the Zea mays cultivar B73 chromosome 2, Zm-B73-REFERENCE-NAM-5.0, whole genome shotgun sequence genome:
- the LOC100382755 gene encoding uncharacterized protein LOC100382755, with amino-acid sequence MLLRSSSTPFPLPFLSSSLHLRRAFSDAHLPSLHPPSSTPNDAGRTSNPGRGGLHTELSFSVYNTFGKGEAVLAPLASPPRSQGQEGGRQPPPTVVVQPEHPEVPLFLARGLGIDRIASGFFTAGADLKGCGASMEEQQDEAVAALDAQYKTMVDEQPGNALFLRNYAQFLHEAKGDTARAEEYYSRAMLADPSDGEIMSQYARLVWEVHHDPERCLGYFQQSVQAAPLDSHVLAAYASFLWEQDDDDCGDQGTAGGAAAQERAAGTGQAMELASAAV; translated from the exons ATGCTGCTGAGGAGCTCGTCCACGCCGTTCCCGCTCCCCTTCCTCTCCTCCTCCCTGCACCTCCGCCGCGCCTTCTCCGACGCCCACCTCCCCTCCCTCCACCCGCCGTCATCCACCCCCAACGACGCCGGCAGGACCAGCAACCCCGGACGCGGCGGCCTCCACACGGAGCTCTCCTTCTCCGTCtacaacaccttcggcaagggcGAGGCCGTACTCGCCCCGCTGGCGTCGCCACCCCGCTCCCAGGGACAGGAAGGGGGTCGGCAGCCTCCGCCGACTGTGGTGGTGCAGCCGGAGCACCCGGAGGTGCCGCTGTTCCTCGCCAGGGGCCTCGGGATCGACCGCATCGCCTCCGGCTTCTTCACCGCGGGCGCCGACTTGAAAGGCTGCGGAGCCAGCATGGAGGAGCAGCAGGACGAGGCTGTGGCCGCGCTGGACGCGCAGTACAAGACCATGGTCGACGAGCAGCCCGGCAACGCGCTGTTCCTGCGCAACTACGCGCAGTTCCTCCACGAG GCGAAGGGCGACACCGCAAGGGCCGAGGAGTACTACTCGCGCGCCATGCTCGCGGATCCCAGCGACGGCGAGATCATGTCGCAGTACGCCAGGCTGGTCTGGGAGGTGCACCACGACCCGGAGAGGTGCCTCGGCTACTTCCAGCAGTCGGTGCAGGCGGCCCCGTTGGACAG CCACGTCCTCGCTGCGTACGCCAGCTTCTTGTgggagcaggacgacgacgactgcgGAGACCAAGGGACGGCGGGTGGAGCGGCGGCACAGGAGCGCGCCGCGGGAACAGGGCAAGCCATGGAGCTGGCGTCCGCGGCCGTCTGA
- the LOC103646221 gene encoding protein PHOSPHATE STARVATION RESPONSE 2 isoform X1 yields MNLQSLPVATGAPYPASMAPSSSAFSTVTTHGCFPYSTPSTAHPSLSGILPCNNNMISYSVLPEEPSGGIFSGQSPEGCADPGDIDYRVESQQIPGPGRTVDESDNRDEWFVPTDITWNWHQMAESAPVPSYPNSKSWQHDEQHMVHESVSVPSEEPQQLCPTVSPLATTNNAHCPKRAKARMRWTMEMHDRFVDAVNLLGGCESAKPKAILDIMNVEGLTRDQVKSHFQKYKLQVKQHPSEVPGTSVEMTMRSEAIPSDVQKHIQDYALQVQVEFQKKLHDMVESTMLEIRRSLLENHVMSLHELEQRQSSYRGSDDAGA; encoded by the exons ATGAATCTGCAGTCTTTGCCTGTTGCTACTGGAGCTCCTTATCCAGCATCTATGGCACCATCTTCCAGCGCTTTCTCCACGGTTACTACGCATGGATGCTTTCCTTATTCGACACCATCCACCGCGCATCCTTCCCTTTCTGGAATCCTGCCCTGCAACAACAACATGATATCCTATTCTGTACTACCAGAAGAACCTTCAGGTGGTATTTTCTCTGGACAGTCTCCTGAAGGCTGTGCAGACCCTGGTGACATTGATTACCGTGTTGAGAGTCAGCAAATTCCTGGTCCTGGCAGAACCGTCGACGAATCCGACAATAGAGATGAATGGTTTGTCCCCACTGATATAACTTGGAACTGGCACCAAATG GCTGAATCCGCACCCGTTCCCTCGTATCCGAATTCTAAGTCATGGCAACATGATGAGCAGCACATGGTACATGAATCAGTCTCGGTTCCTTCTGAAGAACCTCAGCAACTGTGTCCAACCGTTTCTCCTCTGGCAACCACAAATAATGCGCATTGCCCCAAAAGGGCCAAGGCACGCATGCGGTGGACTATGGAGATGCATGATCGCTTCGTAGATGCTGTCAATCTGCTTGGTGGCTGTGAAA GTGCTAAACCTAAAGCAATTCTTGATATAATGAATGTTGAAGGTCTGACTCGCGATCAGGTCAAAAGCCACTTTCAG AAGTACAAACTTCAAGTAAAGCAGCACCCTTCTGAAG TTCCAGGTACATCAGTGGAGATGACCATGCGTAGCGAAGCAATACCTTCAGACGTACAGAA ACACATCCAAGACTATGCATTACAGGTGCAAGTAGAGTTTCAGAAGAAACTACATGATATGGTAGAGAGCACAATGCTGGAG ATTCGCAGAAGCCTGCTCGAGAACCATGTGATGAGTCTCCACGAGCTTGAGCAGCGGCAGTCGTCGTACCGTGGCAGCGACGACGCAGGAGCATGA
- the LOC103646221 gene encoding protein PHOSPHATE STARVATION RESPONSE 2 isoform X2 yields MNLQSLPVATGAPYPASMAPSSSAFSTVTTHGCFPYSTPSTAHPSLSGILPCNNNMISYSVLPEEPSGGIFSGQSPEGCADPGDIDYRVESQQIPGPGRTVDESDNRDEWFVPTDITWNWHQMAESAPVPSYPNSKSWQHDEQHMVHESVSVPSEEPQQLCPTVSPLATTNNAHCPKRAKARMRWTMEMHDRFVDAVNLLGGCESAKPKAILDIMNVEGLTRDQVKSHFQKYKLQVKQHPSEGTSVEMTMRSEAIPSDVQKHIQDYALQVQVEFQKKLHDMVESTMLEIRRSLLENHVMSLHELEQRQSSYRGSDDAGA; encoded by the exons ATGAATCTGCAGTCTTTGCCTGTTGCTACTGGAGCTCCTTATCCAGCATCTATGGCACCATCTTCCAGCGCTTTCTCCACGGTTACTACGCATGGATGCTTTCCTTATTCGACACCATCCACCGCGCATCCTTCCCTTTCTGGAATCCTGCCCTGCAACAACAACATGATATCCTATTCTGTACTACCAGAAGAACCTTCAGGTGGTATTTTCTCTGGACAGTCTCCTGAAGGCTGTGCAGACCCTGGTGACATTGATTACCGTGTTGAGAGTCAGCAAATTCCTGGTCCTGGCAGAACCGTCGACGAATCCGACAATAGAGATGAATGGTTTGTCCCCACTGATATAACTTGGAACTGGCACCAAATG GCTGAATCCGCACCCGTTCCCTCGTATCCGAATTCTAAGTCATGGCAACATGATGAGCAGCACATGGTACATGAATCAGTCTCGGTTCCTTCTGAAGAACCTCAGCAACTGTGTCCAACCGTTTCTCCTCTGGCAACCACAAATAATGCGCATTGCCCCAAAAGGGCCAAGGCACGCATGCGGTGGACTATGGAGATGCATGATCGCTTCGTAGATGCTGTCAATCTGCTTGGTGGCTGTGAAA GTGCTAAACCTAAAGCAATTCTTGATATAATGAATGTTGAAGGTCTGACTCGCGATCAGGTCAAAAGCCACTTTCAG AAGTACAAACTTCAAGTAAAGCAGCACCCTTCTGAAG GTACATCAGTGGAGATGACCATGCGTAGCGAAGCAATACCTTCAGACGTACAGAA ACACATCCAAGACTATGCATTACAGGTGCAAGTAGAGTTTCAGAAGAAACTACATGATATGGTAGAGAGCACAATGCTGGAG ATTCGCAGAAGCCTGCTCGAGAACCATGTGATGAGTCTCCACGAGCTTGAGCAGCGGCAGTCGTCGTACCGTGGCAGCGACGACGCAGGAGCATGA
- the LOC100285770 gene encoding uncharacterized protein LOC100285770 precursor has product MAMSIPSIVMAMAMVLTVASTAHYGHQALADAPAAAPSPRHHHHGHRGPAAQPSGSHHAHGHDGAPAAGHRGHHGHHAPAPAPSHHGHHGHHHTPASAPGPHGHHGHHHAPGPHGHRAPAPVHNDHQSAQAPKLHHHHHHAAAPAPVQSSY; this is encoded by the coding sequence ATGGCCATGTCGATCCCGTCAATTGTTATGGCAATGGCAATGGTCCTTACGGTAGCGTCTACGGCGCACTACGGGCATCAGGCGCTGGCCGATGCTCCTGCCGCCGCTCCGAGCCCTCGTCACCACCACCATGGTCATCGCGGCCCGGCGGCGCAGCCGTCGGGTTCTCATCATGCTCATGGCCACGATGGTGCACCGGCGGCAGGTCATCGTGGTCACCACGGCCACCATGCACCAGCACCGGCGCCAAGCCATCATGGTCATCACGGCCATCATCATACACCAGCATCGGCGCCAGGTCCTCATGGCCACCACGGTCACCACCACGCACCAGGTCCTCACGGTCACCGTGCCCCAGCACCGGTACATAACGACCACCAATCGGCTCAGGCTCCGAAACTGCATCATCATCACCATCACGCTGCAGCGCCCGCCCCTGTTCAGAGCTCCTACTAG
- the LOC111590869 gene encoding uncharacterized protein: MSSRGKKRLVVEVDLDLDPAAEVTAAFDRLCVSVVNKPPPAAAIGKDSASSTLVNSVAFGKDSSSSARSPPTMSTEQPHSWSTPAVTTPLSATSTVPYARYKEVYNGLNDAIEEMQKVAMNLKALSTEYIVPEPSSGKEILVNQLMWRVHELAQSLDEALYRSLLAQAGPSPPLSEYFDNDRSDDEAHMMSGGDWALEDVNFEEIRDRMRN, from the exons ATGTCGTCGAGGGGGAAGAAGAGGCTAGTGGTCGAGGTGGATCTCGATTTAGATCCTGCAGCTGAGGTCACTGCCGCCTTCGATCGACTCTGTGTTTCCGTAGTGAACAAGCCGCCACCAGCTGCCGCCATTGGTAAGGATTCAGCCTCCTCCACCTTGGTCAACAGTGTAGCCTTTGGTAAGGATTCTTCCTCCTCCGCTCGATCTCCTCCGACGATGTCCACCGAACAGCCTCACTCATGGAGCACTCCGGCCGTCACCACTCCATTGTCAGCAACATCAACTGTGCCG TATGCCAGGTACAAAGAGGTCTATAATGGCCTTAATGACGCCATTGAAGAGATGCAGAAAGTAGCGATGAATTTGAAGGCATTGTCTACTGAGTACATTGTTCCTGAGCCTTCTTCGGGTAAAGAGATCTTGGTGAACCAATTAATGTGGCGCGTTCATGAGCTTGCGCAGTCACTAGATGAAGCATTGTATCGATCTCTACTCGCTCAGGCCGGTCCTTCACCACCCTTGTCTGAGTATTTTGACAACGACAGATCAGATGATGAAGCCCACATGATGAGTGGTGGGGATTGGGCTCTGGaagatgttaattttgaagagatTCGGGATCGTATGAGGAACTAG
- the LOC100278155 gene encoding uncharacterized protein LOC100278155 (The RefSeq protein has 19 substitutions compared to this genomic sequence), which yields MGCFLACFGGDADRRRRRQKFRRQSPARTPPRSIHVAVAREAADVVVKEVSPPLRGAKPSTLAEAVEAPHDEVAEDADVAAKDASLPSHEVKASTPPPAVEAADEAVTDASPVDELRDLTEQKVLEKQAAPSLSPVKCSPIVAAVVSPQDSVKCSPVVAGRVSALDSELREASEHGSRSSGKKKVTFDMNIRTYENAVPLDXEEEPPEEDENYVQNTVVLPENHRYRNCSDSDDDDVGDEYAEDDVYGDEDEEDSLDCKIDLVDEEELKTEGNKHESHDSLFSLSMSNDKKNEPEVVSPAPKSSGTSVEAESPLITTKKLRDRCQYVHPVLNPVQNLSQWKEVKSLKAQPVHGKMLDKENVNSVADVGPSHDCNSASHTRMNPSLSSKKENSLDASLSTWLVSSENSAVDNVQSKSPCSISSVNRGALTVDDLKQSSTPPSPQRSPRTNREGSPMLGTVGSYWYCTEYDNECCSSRSNSGTTGIPNSTSKYREDKRVNWHSTPFTIRLDRALKKTSA from the exons ATGGGCTGCTTCCTCGCCTGCTTCGGCGGCGACGCCAACCGGCGCCGCCGACGCCAGAAGTCGCAGAGGCAGTCTCCCGCGAGGACTCCGCCGCGGTCGATTCAT GTTGCGGTGGCCCGCGAGGCGGCGGATGTGGTGGTGAAGGAGGTGTCGCCGCCGTTGCGCGGGGCAAACCCCTCAACGCTGGCGGAGGCCGTGGAGGCGCCGCAAGATGAGGTCGCCGAGGATGCGGATGTGGCGGCGAAGGACGCGTCGCTGCCGTCCCATGAGGTGAAGGCTTCAACGCCGCCGCCGGCTGTGGCGGCTGCGGATGAGGCGGTCACAGACGCTAGCCCCGTCGACGAGCTCAG GGATTTGACTGAGCAAAAGGTGTTAGAGAAGCAAGCCGCACCATCACTCTCCCCAGTCAAATGTTCTCCTATTGTGGCAGCAGTTGTTTCCCCACATGATTCAGTGAAGTGTTCTCCAGTTGTGGCAGGAGGTGTTTCAGCTCTGGATTCAGAACTCag GGAGGTGAGTGAGCATGGAAGTCGGAGCAGTGGCAAGAAGAAAGTAACGTTCGACATGAATATCAGAACATATGAAAATGCAGTACCACTGGACCAAGAGGAGGAACCACCAGAGGAAGATGAAAACTATGTGCAGAATACTGTGGTTCTTCCAGAGAACCATCGTTACCGGAATTGTTCTGacagtgatgatgatgatgttggaGATGAGTATGCTGAGGATGATGTCTATGGTGATGAAGATGAGGAGGATTCTCTGGACTGCAAGATTGATTTGGTTGATGAGGAGGAACTCAGGACTGAAGAGAACAAGCAGGAGTCTCACGAATCCCTATTCTCACTGTCAATGTCTAATGATCAGAAAAATGACCCAGAAGTTGTCAGTCCTGCACCCAAGAGCAGTGGTACTTCTGTAGAGGCAGAAAGCCCTCTAATTACGACAAAGAAACTCCGTGATAGATGCCAGTATGTTCATCCTGTGCTAAACCCGGTTCAGAATCTGTCACAGTGGAAGGAAGTTAAGAGTCTCAAGGCCCAACCAGTGCATGGTAAGATGTTGGATAAGGAGAATGTAAACTCAGTGGCAGATGTAGGTCCAAGCCATGACTGTAATTCTGCAAGCCACACAAGGATGAACCCTAGCTTGTCAAGTAAGAAGGAAAATTCTTTGGACGCTAGCCTCTCTACCTGGTTGGTTTCTTCTGAGAACTCAGCAGTGGACAATGTGCAAAGCAAATCTCCTTGTTCCATCTCGTCAGTACACCGAGGTGCTCTGACTGTTGATGACCTGAAGCAATCATCGACTCCACCATCTCCACAAAGATCTCCAAGAACCAACCGCGAAGGATCTCCGATGTTGGGTACAGTCGGAAGTTACTGGTATTGCACAGAGCATGACAATGAGTACTGTTCTTCTAGATCCAATTCAGGAACTACTGGGATTCCCAATTCAACAAGCAAGTACAGAGAG GACAAAAGGGTGAACTGGCACTCGACTCCCTTTACTATCAGGCTGGATAGAGCTTTGAAGAAAACTTCGGCATGA
- the LOC103646223 gene encoding LOW QUALITY PROTEIN: actin-related protein 2/3 complex subunit 2B (The sequence of the model RefSeq protein was modified relative to this genomic sequence to represent the inferred CDS: inserted 1 base in 1 codon) gives MAFFSSGSRVLVEILTRMQSAERPMPVDHTFFESGSIRYHVEASASDPENVFLSISTPSLSYDYEEAAAAPSSSRLPELTLQEARKTYHRFAEMVEPPREGYVLTLKLNFSGLTRPKDRVKAINQVSLLQSVVLSSQLKHMLGSLGSSGTMRLVYNNQREPFFVSKTAEKINAIFPMRFRDDTDLAIATSFFQELQEVGNSFARAPKCSWSPIPPPELRGENVHHLTTNGGFVSFGVLSRHVRGKRXAKTAWILLNFQSYVKYHIKCTRSHVQSRMRERLEALTEAVQNARLRGNSGDDDKKRSSQVVKKRSKRRLASLAKASDRVRKGFRAVLDKMKRLRLRVRVKGLDRLRRQFRCRCFAVPRLPAPSRTGRRKEHYRYHKLAE, from the exons ATGGCGTTCTTCAGCAGCGGATCCCGGGTGCTGGTCGAAATCCTGACGAGGATGCAGAG CGCTGAAAGACCAATGCCTGTCGACCACACCTTCTTCGAGTCGGGATCCATTCGCTACCATGTGGAGGCTTCAGCGTCGGATCCCGAGAACGTGTTCCTATCGATATCGACGCCATCGCTCTCCTACGACTACGAGGAGGCTGcagctgctccctcgtcgagccgccTGCCTGAGCTGACCCTGCAGGAGGCGAGGAAGACGTATCACAGGTTCGCCGAGATGGTGGAGCCGCCGAGGGAAGGGTACGTCCTGACGCTCAAGCTCAACTTCTCCGGCCTCACCCGGCCCAAAG ATCGCGTCAAGGCCATTAACCAGGTGTCGCTGCTGCAATCCGTGGTGCTGAGCTCGCAGCTGAAGCACATGCTGGGGAGCCTCGGCTCGTCGGGCACGATGAGGCTCGTGTACAACAACCAGAGGGAGCCCTTCTTCGTCAGCAAGACG GCTGAGAAGATAAACGCTATCTTCCCCATGCGTTTCAGGGATGACACGGACCTGGCCATCGCCACCTCCTTCTTCCAG GAGCTGCAGGAGGTCGGGAACTCGTTCGCGAGGGCGCCCAAGTGCAGCTGGTCGCCGATCCCACCGCCGGAGCTGCGCGGGGAGAACGTGCACCACCTCACCACCAACGGCGGATTCGTCTCCTTCG GCGTCCTGTCGCGGCACGTGAGGGGGAAGC CCGCCAAGACCGCGTggatcctgctcaacttccagtcCTACGTCAAGTACCACATCAAG TGCACCCGGAGCCACGTCCAGAGCCGGATGCGGGAGCGGCTGGAGGCCCTGACGGAGGCCGTCCAGAACGCGAGGCTGCGAGGGAATagcggcgacgacgacaagaagcggTCGTCACAAG TTGTGAAGAAGAGGAGCAAGAGACGTCTCGCCAGCCTGGCGAAAGCGAGCGACAGGGTGCGCAAGGGTTTCAGGGCCGTCCTGGACAAGATGAAGCGGCTGCGGCTGAGGGTCAGGGTGAAGGGCCTGGACCGGCTCCGGCGGCAGTTCCGGTGCCGGTGCTTCGCCGTGCCTAGGCTGCCCGCGCCATCTCGCACCGGCAGAAGGAAGGAGCACTACAGATACCACAAACTGGCCGAGTAA
- the LOC100281664 gene encoding ATBRCA1 yields MENLRRFLNPLVLNLQKMELELTCPVCLKLLTSPTTLPCYHTSCSKCALTPTSKGYSCAICKSGYCSQDLRPASHLESIVSIHRSLSSTVSTMIEQQDSQINIHVAKAASHGTPESGNRSGVEEKSDQMKSYNPVASKLVYNQPTGPAFGNIDSVQAKDPAFENNAGAAAVAPMAFVRKGHSGSQSSDGPGDLDCDSNDLEGELMTSLSPLQTALKREANAMDDHTRELKKQKSNDQVQRQTNMASAWKCEFCHSSQVTECTGPLSHYLNGEPVEADQAWKSSVQHVHEKCIEWAPQAFFTGDTANNLGPELARASKIKCSVCGLKGAALGCLVKSCRKSFHVPCAYNIKGCKWDQENFVMLCPTHSSKKLPCERLKPKKKAKLQQPSSDIDGPISPSPMQRAELWTASPFLTSEWVICGSALVGHEKEILDQFECHTGITVTNTWSSDVTHVIANTDERGACARTLKVLMAILAGKWVLNVNWLKACMEAREPVPEEPYEIRCDVHGSVDGPRSGRLRAMQQAPGLFAGLTFYFSGHFMPGYRANLEDLIAAAGGSVLEKAELSSTSLILYSMEAPPPHNNLDALETINKRLAEAQELATTAGCKAIPHTWLLDCIASCAVELNVSCSTA; encoded by the exons ATGGAGAACCTGAGGAGGTTCCTGAACCCGCTGGTGCTCAACCTGCAGAAGATGGAGCTGGAGCTCACCTGCCCCGTCTG CCTGAAGTTGCTCACCTCGCCCACAACGCTGCCGTGTTACCACACATCCTGCAG CAAGTGTGCCCTTACACCGACTTCAAAAGGCTACAGCTGTGCCATTTGCAAATCAGGCTATTGTTCTCAAG ATTTAAGGCCAGCTTCTCACCTTGAGTCGATAGTGAGCATTCATAGGAGCCTCAGCTCTACCGTCAGCACCATGATTGAACAACAGGATTCTCAAATTAACATTCATG TTGCAAAGGCAGCATCTCATGGAACACCAGAATCAGGAAACAGAAGTGGGGTGGAGGAGAAATCTGACCAGATGAAATCTTACAACCCTGTTGCTTCAAAGCTAGTATATAACCAACCAACTGGACCTGCATTTGGGAACATTGATAGTGTTCAAGCAAAAGATCCTGCATTTGAGAACAATGCTGGTGCCGCAGCTGTTGCACCAATGGCTTTTGTACGAAAGGGTCATTCTGGGTCACAATCTTCTGATGGCCCTGGAGATTTGGACTGTGACAGCAATGACCTCGAAGGAGAACTG ATGACAAGCCTATCACCTCTTCAAACTGCATTGAAACGAGAGGCAAATGCAATGGATGATCATACcagagaattgaagaagcaaaaaTCAAATGATCAAGTTCAAA GACAAACAAACATGGCCAGTGCTTGGAAATGTGAGTTCTGTCATTCTTCCCAAGTTACTGAG TGTACTGGCCCTTTGTCACATTATTTGAATGGGGAGCCAGTAGAAGCTGATCAAGCTTGGAAATCAAGTGTTCAGCATGTCCATGAGAAATGCATTGAATG GGCTCCTCAAGCATTCTTTACTGGTGACACCGCAAACAACTTGGGGCCTGAGTTGGCCCGTGCTTCTAAGATCAAATGCAGTGTTTGTGGCTTAAAAGGCGCAGCACTTGGCTGCCTTGTGAAGAGCTGCCGCAAAAGTTTTCATGTCCCATGTGCCTACAACATCAAAGGCTGCAAATGGGATCAA GAGAACTTTGTTATGCTGTGTCCTACACATTCGTCAAAAAAGTTGCCTTGTGAGAGATTAAAGCCAAAAAAGAAGGCCAAGCTGCAGCA ACCATCTTCCGACATTGATGGTCCGATTTCACCCTCTCCGATGCAAAGGGCTGAACTTTGGACTGCCTCACCTTTTCTGACTAGTGAATGGGTGATATGTGGATCTGCGCTCGTTGGCCATGAGAAG GAAATCTTGGATCAGTTTGAGTGTCACACTGGCATCACAGTAACCAACACCTGGAGTTCAGATGTGACTCATGTGATTGCTAATACGGATGAACGTGGGGCATGTGCACGGACACTCAAGGTCCTCATGGCTATTTTAGCTGGGAAGTGGGTTCTCAATGTGAATT GGCTGAAAGCCTGTATGGAGGCTAGGGAACCAGTCCCAGAAGAGCCCTACGAGATAAGGTGTGATGTTCATGGCTCTGTCGACGGCCCTCGCTCAGGAAGGCTCCGAGCGATGCAGCAG GCACCAGGTCTGTTTGCTGGGTTGACCTTCTACTTCAGTGGCCATTTCATGCCGGGATACAGGGCCAACCTCGAAGATTTGATCGCCGCAGCAGGGGGGTCCGTTCTGGAGAAGGCCGAGCTCTCTAGCACGTCCTTGATCCTCTACAGCATGGAGGCGCCGCCGCCCCACAACAACCTAGACGCCCTCGAGACCATCAACAAGAGATTAGCCGAGGCCCAGGAACTGGCGACCACGGCTGGCTGCAAAGCCATTCCTCATACATGGCTTCTGGACTGTATCGCGTCGTGCGCGGTTGAGTTGAACGTGTCGTGTTCTACTGCCTAG